Within Vicia villosa cultivar HV-30 ecotype Madison, WI linkage group LG1, Vvil1.0, whole genome shotgun sequence, the genomic segment TCTCTACAATCCTAGACTTAGGTGTTACAGATTATCACATTTTCTTCCTCCAACTTGCACACTGGGTGcctttatcagaacttctgaaagAATTCCTCCGTAAGAGAAATTAGTCCTCGAGTTCTTCAATCTTGTTCACCCGGTCACACCTTTCCTAAGTAAGAGCACACTCAGGCCCTACTTGTCCAACTAATCTCCAGATATCATCGTTCATGATTAGTTCAGACAGAGCTCTCCCATAAGGAATGTGGAAATGTGTCTGATTTCGGGATATCCTAATGGTGTCCTTCAGATGGTTGAAGATTGTTTTAGGAAGATCGACCCTATAATGGTGTGTTAGAAGAAACATAAACACTCTCTCATCATGGGTTATGGCATTCCTTACTTGAATCGTAGGACGAAGATTTGTTAAAGTGAATTTGAACCAGATTTTAGGGTAAGGGAGGAGATGTTCAGGGTTGTTTGGTTCATAAGGAGCAGAGTCATCGAACAGGGTTCTGAAGGATTTTACCAACCTTAAGTTAGATTGGAACTCTTCAACGGTGACTCCAAATGAGACACAGCTTGTGACTTTGACAATTGATGGGATGGTAACAGTAGATGTTTTCAtattggctgcattttatggtaaaacattcctgtgtgttatgatgtcttgactaaggtcatgacatgttgAATGAAGTGTTATGCAGGTTTTGGTTGTTTGAGCTAATACAGGATTTAGTtagatgtcatgctcgatgtcatgacatcagtatttgacagcagaagttgttatatttagctgttatgtttccttatttatctcaggctacaTTTTAGGAAACATCATGTTCTGAAAGCTGTCATGCGCTGGCTGAGTTGGATTAGTTGAGATTCAGtttaacagatgcagaatattcaggagaatattatgcaatcctatatgGAGCATATTTTAAGGATTAAAAGTTTCAATCAGAAATCAAGGTGAATGAAGACTTCCTAAATAAGGAGATTATTTAGGAAACAAAAGATTGAAGACTTGTGTTGCAGAtttttctgctgatttgtaacagcaaataaagttgtgattgaaggcccaagtccagtttggaataggttataaatagaagctttgtaaGTGAAGTTTTGTACCAGCAGTAATTTTAATAATGTAGTTTTTAAGGGCTAAGTCTGTAGAGTGAACCTCCTGGATTGTGGGAAGGTCGCCATGTTTTGAGATGCTAGCCggttttagaaagatgtaatcattagggttagccgtgtaagtaaaccacccggattgtgggatggtcactaatctgtgcctcgaagcctgtaggtaagaggtttatgtTACTCACTTAGAAGCAGTGAAGCAATGGGTgatgtattgttcttggaggaagctttggaGTAACTCTAAGTTATGCTTGTTTGTGTGATTAGAATGTTGGCAAAGGGATgttgatgcagtggctgagttgtcaactgctagacatcattgcgatGATTGGGAGTGAGAGTGGTTTCTAATATCTatggagaacctaggtagaagggtcactgggtagtgattaagtgagaagttgtaaacgggggagtttagctttgaattgatactgctaatagtggacttcatccctggcttggtagcccccagagtaggttgattgaaccgaactgggtgaacaattctgttgtgcttTTATTGCTTTTCTGCACTATTATTTGTACTCCTGCGTTATCTgtttttataatgtcagatcagatgtcacggCATTCTTATATGACATTTGAGTCTGCTGTCACTAGAATTTCAATTTGTATCAGAGCAGGTATCCTGTCTgtctctggatgagatccatgggggatactttctggttgtgtacaaggtagaagattgtttgaacaaggagtgttcatattgtatggtcccttgaagtggaggatggacctatttgTGGAAGACTAGACCAACTTGACTAATAGCCGTTGTTCCTTCTTGATAAAAGAAGATAAGGATGCTTGGACAAGAAGATTAAATTCATAAACtccatgcgggagtgaagacttTGGATTGCTTTGTTCAATCATTATACATAGAGAAGAGTATTATCAAaagcttcatgcgggagtgaagactcTGATAAGGTAATCTCTGTAATTAATGATTATGATCAGAATTTGATGTTTGGAGTAGGGTCTAGAATGTAGCTTGTTGAAGAAGCAATCAGCTTGTAGAGTTGATTTATTCTCAATCCCTATGTGTCATGCTTACAATAAAATTGGGGAGCAAGAattgtgaattctgttgaagaaTGGTTATTTTCCGCTGCTTAGCCTCTGATACAAACCCTATATTAAAGGAGAATCCTAGTGTATttaacagaatgtatggcagaaacttacagctataattaaagtgtcaaagatacttgagtaatctctcaagtccactcataatggcatggtttattagagctgatgaatgtcaactgatcaatgatattcataatcatctgcaaatgtgaaccttgaagagtttgaaggctggagtgttcctagaaggaggaacagatgtcctactggatgttgggacattagtactggtatgcagctaccaaaTGCAGAATAGATGTTTTGGTGCTGAACTAATGTAGCGTGAGTagattggtttggaacctactcctgacctagaagaggagacatctgattataagttgatcaggacacgatcaacatgTACTTCTACGCCAAATCTTAATTTGTGGGACtttagaagtaaaagctcagtgcTAAAGAAATCTCATGAAGGTATTCCCGTATGATCCcttatgtttaaatcaagatgagcttatatctggtatcttcttctgatcaaaggaaccagatatgtggattttcattcataaccatagagcagttgttggatcTAAATACTATGTCTtaaccacagtgaaatatggtcacgaATGTTGACTACCCTAGTTGTTATGTCATAACTGattctgttccagaaacctaaataAGGGAATCCCCTCTATAGGCACAGACTATGGCATCttacatctcaaaatcagaatgaaagtctgaagaaaagcttattgagatgttggctattctattccttgatatgtctggatgttgttctctattgtttccaccccaagtgctatgaattagatgttagagatgttaaccaagaaccataaaggatgatgtcatatcagatgttacaacatcatctcaaggtcTTCAGTTATTTGAAAACAGTTTATTGCCAAGAGGAAAGTATATaagtgtgaagaggtaatcagtcagaatgatctagtgtgagtagtcaattctaactgactaagtgataagtactttgacgggagacttagtacttattaggtgtagaacttggatgcaagactgtgaagaagaaatcagtcaagatgaacgagtgtgagtagtaaatcttaCTAAGTAACTTATGAGTAATTTGACGGGAGACATAGTACTTATTAGATGAGAAGCTCGAATACAAGTTCCAGTTGTGTATTCAAGGACTAGTGTGAACTGAATGTTAATGTTCACTGTTATCTTCACAAGTTTAGAAAGTTTAGCAATGGTATCTAGTGAAGCATACTAatactgttaaatatcttgatgggagctggatatttgtaATAACTGTATGAAGAGGAGAAGTATGTGATGAAGAAAAAGTTCTACATGAAAATACATCATCACTACTATTGAAGACACCAGAGAGATAAGGTTCAGACTTATctgctgaagattgatttatggttatacagtTATAGTTTCTGTTATTACAAGCtacagagtgtggcaatctgaatcttgtgtagcaagcaaactgaagattctaaatttggaaactgtgacaaattccaaatgaagggtgcttcaaggacgaacatcaaagatgtcctaaatttgtatatctcaaGGGAGGtaagagagtatgaagatcagatgggacaatgttattctgcttctaatcaaatggaaagtctctccaagactaatctttaagccagaAGAACAGTGTCATACAAGATGTCTgaacataactcaagacatgttttatccttgaaaaccagcaaggataattctttgtattatcatctaaaaacatgtattgatggtgtatatcacttgttctgatatagtgcatgttccaaccattgcacaagtccacctgatcCTGTTCTttctcaaataacatctcttgatcaagaaatttgttaaagtctaggtatgttatttaaattgctcaggtttctagagtcttctctttttcattttttctttttcattttttcttttcttctttgtttgAGTCTCTCATTTCCTTCTTTCGGATATGAGTAAAGTCTAGAGTCTAAGTTATGTTTGTCAAATTGTGACAAGCATAGGGTATAAGGGTAGTgtttcagacattgttaagtttAAGGTCATTCTTTGCagttgttttgtaaagatatttttttcaattttaaagtcttgtttcgagtcatgaatacaaattgtttcttgtgttctaaGTCATTATATAGAGGTCTGGTTCTATATGTCTGTAAAtggataatccaagtgtttaaatTTCCGTTAGTGAGTATCCTCTTATGCTCTAAAAGAGGATGTTGTATCAATTTGTGTCGTAGCATAGTTCTCAGTTTTAGGGGGCATTTAGtattttcttcctcatgtgcatcaTGGCCTCAGTTTTCTCCTTCTCTATGAAGATGATATCTGTGATGTTATGTTTCCTATGCTATAGTGAGTTCTCCTTCAACAAAGCCTTGtcttattatggctaaaaagggggagacgTGGTTATGTTATGTTATCTCTGAAGAGCAACTTTTAAGGGGGAGAAACTTTGTGTGATCTATGGGATCCTTAAAAGAGAGAGAGAACATTGGAGTTGGACCTTCCAGAAAGATTTCCTAGTATGATGTTTCAACATCATAAAAGAAGACTGAAGATTGTCACTTGTAAAGTTTGAAATATCATAAACAGTGACTACTAAAGACTTCTAAATTGCTGCTACTGAATTGTAATGTTTAAACCCTTGTATTTTTTATGCTTCTATAATACAAAGGTTGTGTaaattagttttagccaaaataagccaaagggggagattgtaagttCCTAGCTTTTGAAGATTGgttttatgtttggtaaaactaatttagcagcaataagttaaatagaattataacttgtaagagaaagtaGGTTGAAGTTATATTTAATAgagaaacatgttgtgttgaaatgtttcaacatctagaacaacatgtcgaagaagatgtcgtgGCATCTTATTTTAGCTGATAGTTTggattctgttataacagaaacagaatattcctaaaacattgaATCCTATGTGGAGCTACATCTAAGGAGATCAAGAagaacatttaggaaactaaatgttGAAAGATTTTATAGGAAAATCTGTTAcaaaagtgtaacaacttattgttgttacttggagCATACAATGTCCCAGAAGATGTTATGACATTTTCTGCTgctgtttatattgtttgatgaTTGTGTTTGTGTGTTGCTCCATGATGGAAGTATTGATCTGCTTGTGTGGTGTGTACTTTCTGCTGCAAGGAATCCTTGATATGGTGACagattgttttagccaaaaatttgccaaagggggagtttttAGATGTTTTcatattggctgcattttgtggtaaaacattcatgtgtgttATGATGTCTTGACTAAATTCATGACATGCTGAGTGAAGTGTTATGCAGGTTTTGGTTGTTTGAGCTAATACAGGActtagttggatgtcatgctcgatgtcataACATTAGTATTTGACAGCAGAAGCTATTATATTTTgctgttatgtttccttatttatcttagGCTACATTTTAGGAAACATCATGTTCTGAAAGCTGTCATGCGCTGGCTGAGTTGGATTAGTTGAGATTCAGTTTAACAGATGCAAAATATtcagggagaacctaggtagaaggctcaactgctagacatcattgcgatgattgggagtgagagtggtttctcatatctagggagaacctaggtagaagggtcattgggtagtgattaagtgagaagatgtaaacaggggagtttagctttaaatgatactgctaatagtggacttcatccctggcttggtagcccccatagtaggttgattgaaccgaccTGGGTGAACAATTATGTTGTGATTTTATTGCTTTTCTGCACTGTTATTTGTACTCCTACCTTGTCTGTTTTTATAATGTCAGATTAGATGTCACGACATCCTTATATGACATTTGAGTTTGCTGTCACCAAAATTTCAGTAACAGAAATGGGAAGTTAGAAAATTTCGAAGAGAATGGTATTTCCATCATTAATGATTCTGGAAAATTTCCAGAATTCTTTTACCAATACAGGAAAAATAGGACCTCAAAGCATTGTGAAATAGTTTGCCCAATGCTGGGTTTAAGAGCTTCGTATTAATTCCCTTGCATCATCCATAAGAGAAGCAAGATTTGGATCCTTCTCATAGATGATCCTTAGGCAGTTTATATCTCCATGGTGAGTTATGGCAGACATGCTTTTAAGAAGATGAAgaggatttgaaaaaaagagatGGAAAGGATATTAGGTGTTGTGTGAAGATGTTTTGGTTAGAGCTGTTTTAGATCTAGTGTTAGTATATGTAGAAGATGAGTAAGAGATGTTAGTCAAGATGGTAGGATACTGATGCGCACTTTGGAGACTAGTCTtttcttatgatttttggtgaGCATGCAGGAGCAGACAAGAGATACTGACGTACGTTTCAGTGTTAGAGTCAGTTTTTAGTTTGACTTAGGTTTATTAAATAAATGGTTGTTTAACGAATAACCATGAAATGAATGCACTAGTTAAGGCTAATTTAAAGTTACAGTGCATGCATGGAGAATAGGACAGACAATAGAGTTGGTGACAACGAGTGCTAGACATGCTAAAATGGTCTATAtaaattcatatattttaatCAGCAGAGTTATAAAAGAAAGGATTAGAAAGATCTGACCGTTTTAAAGACACCCCTTACTTCCTAGTCTTTTCTAAGAGAGAGCATCTTATGACGTAATAATTCTGTCTGGTCTTTGCTTTAAGATCTTGTTCTACCTTGTCTTCTTCCTTTAATTTGGTCTGATAAGTTGAAGTTGACCAACTGGCTTGAGTCAGCTACACGTGTTTGACCTTGAATGTTTCATTAAGCATATTTCCTTCTTTCTGATGTCTTGAGCCTCTTTAAAATGTGATTCACAAGCTCCTTTGATTTGTAGATACTAAGTGTAGGAATAATACTTTGTTTTCTTCTTAAtgtggtttttctccttctggatctctctacacggttaagtgtttgattctGAGATCAATAACagaaccatgctctgataccaattgaagatggagaaaaacacaagaaagggggaggTTTTAATTGTGttctttcaaattttatttccctttctataaatattttctttcttcttagtATCTCATTTGCTGGTTATGCTTAGATTattgttgcggaagcatgttaGAGAtgacataaccaatgagatacttattcaatttaacttcttaaTTCCATCAGAACTTTTGACTAAGTCAAGGACAGTTCTGAAGATAATCAGagtgaacgttctgagttcaatGAAAGATGCAGAAGATAAAAGACACATCcattataaccaaactgattacaactgcacgatcaacTGTCATGACTAACTTCCTGCACAAGCTACCTgcgagtgactaaccctagatgaTGAACCGTCCAGTGTTCTCagcaagatataacgttcatcaacctAGTAACTCCCGCACAAGACTACCACATGTGACTAAccttgcacaagccaactgctcgtgactaaccctgcacaagccaactactcatgactaaccctgcacaagccaactgctcgtgactaaccctaGACAATAAACCGTTCAGTGATttccacgagatataacgtctATTGACCTAGAACCCTCCAAGAGTCTAACCAGATATCAAGGACTTCTCAAGTATCCATATCAGAGGATACCCAAGGAACACCAATTCTATCAGAATtgttcttctggagattacaagtgtgcttcttagtcAAGCAGATTTTCTActattctaagtacatatgtttATGACACATTGACTAGAAGttacttctggtgcctaaacaatctatcagaagtttcctaagatataacacaatacgagcaacaactctatttgttttacaaataattacaagaaataaaaatattcttgtagtcttcttttcttcaacttctggatgagatcttcttcttctgaaagcagattaagagcgACAGCTcttgtatgaattgcttcttattcattgatcttcatcttcttcttcttcttcaatactgatcatgaagcttgttacagtTGATGACACATTGATGATCataagtaaacatgaaacactatCGAGCAGCAattcagtgtattcagtttctttgTCATTCAACATGAGAAATGTATGGATCGATTAGTATTTGTGGATTTCTTATAACTCCATTGGAGCATACTGAAAAACATGCATgattttctttttcactctttttgattttcttttcatagGCTTATGATGTATATTTCAACATAATCGTTTCACCACACACTTTGTGTGTGTTGCCTCTGTAGGAGCAACTTAAGTAATCTTATGCTTATTTGCTTGCTCACACTGTCTCACGCTCACACTATCTCATTCTCATCTCATCTACATCTTCTATCATAGTGTTGTTCCTTTTATAGAAGTCTGTTATTACCGTTGGAATATTTCCGTTGAACATAGCATTAAATGATGACGCACCTATTTCCAAGGCGAATCATATCTTTGGTAGCATATCCtccttgtttttcttctttcaagacAATTTCTTTTGATAGCGTGCTTTCCTACCTTTTGTCAAATTGTAGACAACAATAGATTTAATAATTTTGTCTTTGCATTGAGTAACGTGATTTCTTGCATGTGATTTAATTGGAGCAATTTATGCTGTTCTTCAAAGCTTCTGAATACAGATTTAAAACTTATGTTGTTGTGAATGTTGATGTTACTTGTACTTCTAAGGAAGCttaatattatttgtaatgtCAAGCCATTATTTTTATGatgacttatgatcttttgtCACTGATTGTTGAATTCTCGTTCCATGTGCAGAACTTCTGATCATTTACTCATATGATCTTCTTGTTGTAATGAGTTCTTCATGTATCTGATATTTCTGTTTaattccttgaagcttgtctAAATTCCTTTCTGATGCTGTCGTATATggcttatagcataatatctACACACTTAATGAAggcattagtaataaaattattgctcacaaaatatatgcttgttatcatcaaaaccagattctgaacataaatTCTCAATTTTGTTCTaacacatggtaccacatgcattgagtcacattaattgCATTCGAGTCGCATTATGTGTTATGTGATTACTTGAATTGATGAGAATTGTTTTATGATGTTTGAAATTTGCGTTTTGTGTAATAATTGTGGAACTTATTCAATTATGAAGTGTGAGTATATGATAATACTATTGTAGCTAGATTCATTTTTCATATTGTATGTattcattatgatgtgaattctcacacttttgtttgaatgatgttcattgtgacATATTGCAGGTTCCGATGAGTAgtgagcttgtccgaggatttagccgaggaacTTTTGGTTTATAgttttgattaggtagtgagtcaaatgctctggtcatgtaacactaggGGGTTTTACTTGAACTCATGTTTTAATGTTGGGATAATGTTGTCTTTATGGTATTTGACTTGATATTTGGGATATAATGTGGATGGCTATGTTGCCAAATGTTGAATTCATATGACATGTATATATTCCAGATTGATTATGTTATgtgatttggtagatgaatatagtatgggatatattcattgaaacttCGTAAGTTACTTTTATTCCGCGTGCGATATGCATATTTATGAAAACATGAAGATTCAAATTGTGTTATGGAATGATCAATGGATGTTTGTATAATTGTTATGGGTTTTCATTACGGTGAAAACGACATGTGACGTCCttttattatatgcatgttaATACTCTGTGAAtgattatttattttggggttagaaaaggggtgttacagttaTAGCTAGTTCAGTAAATGGTTTGGGATAGTTCTGCATGAGGCTACTACTATTGCAATAACTGGTTATTGGTAGTTCAACATGTGGTTATTTCTATTTTAGTAAGTGTTTACTGATAGTTCTATGTGGTTACTACTAGTGCAATTTGAGGTTATTAGTAGTTCAACCTGTGGTTATTAGTGTTCGCGGGCTTTCCCTGCCCGCCCTCACATTTTTGCGGGATGGGGCTAGGTTTTAGGCCCACATCATTAACTATGCCCTCCCCGCCCTATCCCTTTTTTTGCAGGCTTTTGCAGGATGGGGCTAGGTTTTAGGCCCACATCATTAACTATGCCCTCCCCACCCTATCCCTTTTTTTGCAGGCTTTTGCGGTTCAGGCCTAAACGCGGTgcgcatgcccgtttgccacccctagttttaACATTTGCCTTAGTAGGGTTAAAACCATAGGATCTTGTATTATACATGGGTGATAAATTCTCCAAAACTTGTGTTTTTTTCCTTTGTTCTTTGCTGAcatgctgttgtaatatattctctccgtcccaaattataagacatTTTGaagaagggttaaataagtttttggtccctataaatattgctgttttatttttagtccctcctggattttggcaacggttttagctggttttggcaacggttctTTTGTAAAAGtcgttgcctaaaggcagggagggaccaaaaatgaaactgcaatatttatagagaccaaaaTCTTATTTAACCCTTTGAAgaaaaaatttgtcttaaatTATAAGTTACTTTACAATTTTATTGAAACATTAATACAATTTTTTCTAATATACTCTCTATTATTTATTACTCTTTATTTTTCATACTCTTTTATTTCGCTTttcaatataattattaaaagagtattttttttaaagttatacaTCATGTCACATtcctataaaataataatttatttcttaATTTATGTGAAATGGTCAAAACGTCTTGTAATTTGTAATTTGAGAGGGAGCTAGGATAAAGTTTATAAAATCACATCAACCACTAATAAGTTACACAAAAGAGGAGACATATATTAATTGATTATCCAATTTGAAGACCCACATTAACGTTCACACATTAAAGAAAATACAACAGTTCATTTTGATAGAAACATGATAAACAACATCAAGATTTAAAACATGGTATATATAATGCCCTTTGTTTTGCCTCTTCAACTTCCATTGACTTTCTTACAATCGGTTCTGATTTCTCCCTGCGTTCCTGACAATGGACTAATATTACCCATATTAATCATTGACAGAGCAAATTGGGTAAAAAATGCAGTTTGGCTGTTGGCAAAGCTGTTAACAATAGAGACAGTGGAAGAACCGTTGGTAGAAAATAGTTCTTGATCCGTTTGGAGAAGACCCATTTGGGTTAGAAGATTGGTGAAATAGTTGTTGTCAAATGTGTCTTGGGTTGTAGGATCAAGATTGTTCAAAGTAGTTCCACTTCCACTTGGACAATTTTGTTGAAGTGTGGCCAAATATGTTGTGTTTAGAGTTGGGTCTGGGCTTCCAGTCCCGTTGAAATTGTTCAATCTTTGAGAGAAAAATTGACACTGAGCTCGGCCGAATGTGTGCGCACCTATGAACATttcaataaattaaaatcaatcattaaCTTGTctacttataaaaaaaaaattactattgTTAATCATCTATAAAATACGGATTCTGACACAGATATGATAATGACACATGACACGGATATGTTGTTTATCATATAGTTACCTGACAATGCAACGAGATCAGTAGTGTCAAGATTAACCGCGGAAAATTTGGATGTAAGAGTGGTTAAGCTATCAAATGGAGAGGGAATAGAGGTATTTGCACCCCCTTGGTTTGCTGTTAGACCATCCCTTCTTCCAAGTAATACATTCCATGTAGGACCTCCTgactgaaaaaataaaaaataaacttatCG encodes:
- the LOC131621389 gene encoding peroxidase A2-like gives rise to the protein MLSTIGIPAFIFLTLILVHPSNGQLNATFYSNTCPNVSTIVRDAVQQALQSDSRIGASLTRLHFHDCFVNGCDASILLDQGGNITQSEKNAAPNVNSIRGFGVVDSIKSSLESSCAGVVSCADILALAAESSVSLSGGPTWNVLLGRRDGLTANQGGANTSIPSPFDSLTTLTSKFSAVNLDTTDLVALSGAHTFGRAQCQFFSQRLNNFNGTGSPDPTLNTTYLATLQQNCPSGSGTTLNNLDPTTQDTFDNNYFTNLLTQMGLLQTDQELFSTNGSSTVSIVNSFANSQTAFFTQFALSMINMGNISPLSGTQGEIRTDCKKVNGS